A region from the Aegilops tauschii subsp. strangulata cultivar AL8/78 chromosome 5, Aet v6.0, whole genome shotgun sequence genome encodes:
- the LOC141022333 gene encoding uncharacterized protein, with product MARAVVPLNFNAFLEKAKLKDDGSNYTDWVRNLRIILIAAQKNYVLEAPLGARPAAGATPDVRNVWQSKADDYSIVQCAMLYGLEPGLQRRFERHGAYEMFQELKLIFQANARTERYEVSNKFYSCKMEENSSASEHILKMSGYNNHLIQLGVNLPDDSVIDRILQSLPPSYKSFVMNYTMQGMDKTIPELFAMLKAAEVEIKKEHQVLMVNKTTSFKKKGKGKKKGKFKKNSKQVAVQEKKPKSGPKPETECFYYKQTGHWKRNCPKYLADKKDGKVNKGATD from the coding sequence atggcccgtgctgttgttccgttgaattttaatgcgttccttgagaaagcaaagttgaaagatgatggtagcaattacacggactgggtccgtaacttgaggattatcctcattgctgcacagaagaattacgtcctggaagcacctctaggtgccaggcctgctgcaggagcaacaccagatgttaggaatgtctggcagagcaaagctgatgactactcgatagttcagtgtgccatgctttacggcttagaaccgggtcttcaacgacgttttgaacgtcatggagcatatgagatgttccaggagttgaagttaatatttcaagcaaatgcccggactgagagatatgaagtctccaataagttctacagctgcaagatggaagagaatagttctgccagtgagcatatactcaaaatgtctgggtataacaatcacttgattcaactgggagttaatcttccggatgatagcgtcattgacagaattcttcaatcactgccaccaagctacaagagcttcgtgatgaactataccatgcaagggatggataagacgattcccgagctcttcgcaatgctaaaggctgcggaggtagaaatcaaaaaggagcatcaagtgttgatggtcaataagaccactagtttcaagaaaaagggcaaagggaagaagaaggggaaattcaagaagaacagcaaacaagttgctgttcaggagaagaaacccaagtctggacctaagcctgagactgagtgcttctactacaagcagactggtcactggaagcggaactgccccaagtatttggcagataagaaggatggcaaggtgaacaaag